A DNA window from uncultured Methanoregula sp. contains the following coding sequences:
- a CDS encoding HAMP domain-containing sensor histidine kinase, with translation MLFKEKEPAAEPERNSAGTEEPLYAGMTPDELRCALAFAEKKLQLVGSVTRHDVLNQLTAIVGYNELLGMMIEDPKLLTYLEREKTAVDKIRRQFAFAKDYQNIGALPPAWLPLRQLIHQAGEEVDLRPVQIADETGQAAIFADPQLGKAMIQILDNTKRHGIKATRIRISLQDGPSGCTQLVFEDDGEGIPSGDKTKIFERGFGKGTGWGLFLVREILAFCGMTIRETGDPGKGARFEISIPEEKIKKNG, from the coding sequence ATGTTGTTCAAGGAAAAGGAACCGGCTGCGGAACCGGAAAGAAACTCTGCGGGAACAGAGGAACCGCTGTATGCCGGCATGACACCCGACGAACTGAGGTGTGCGCTGGCATTTGCAGAAAAGAAGCTCCAGCTGGTTGGCAGCGTCACCCGCCACGATGTTCTCAACCAGCTCACGGCAATTGTCGGGTATAACGAACTGCTCGGGATGATGATCGAAGATCCCAAACTCCTGACCTATCTGGAGCGGGAAAAAACTGCGGTTGACAAGATCCGCCGGCAGTTTGCCTTTGCCAAGGATTACCAGAATATCGGGGCTCTTCCCCCGGCATGGCTCCCGCTGCGGCAGCTCATCCACCAGGCCGGCGAAGAGGTCGACCTGCGCCCCGTCCAGATTGCTGACGAGACCGGGCAGGCAGCGATCTTTGCCGATCCCCAGCTCGGGAAGGCGATGATCCAGATCCTTGACAATACCAAGCGTCATGGGATCAAAGCTACCCGGATCCGCATCTCCCTGCAGGATGGTCCGTCTGGCTGTACGCAGCTGGTTTTCGAAGACGATGGCGAAGGGATCCCCTCTGGCGACAAGACCAAAATCTTTGAACGCGGTTTTGGCAAAGGCACCGGGTGGGGCCTCTTTTTGGTGCGGGAGATCCTCGCATTCTGCGGGATGACTATCCGGGAGACTGGTGACCCTGGCAAAGGGGCACGCTTCGAGATCAGCATCCCGGAAGAAAAAATAAAGAAGAACGGGTAA
- a CDS encoding phosphatidate cytidylyltransferase has product MHELFRKLVHILFGLAIAAMVLLVDHTVALSVLALGLFFGVILVDLILRGYHLPLFTALVDYADRGDSLPGKGALYFAVGALVTVILFPVQVAVPALVTVAVLDGVATLVGVRYGRTRIFNGKSLEGTAAAILVTAVFLLPFLTIPGVAVVAVLAGVIELLSPIDDNLVIPVSVSLLLTILPVLIRVAA; this is encoded by the coding sequence ATGCATGAGCTCTTCCGCAAACTGGTGCACATCCTCTTTGGTCTTGCCATTGCAGCAATGGTTCTCCTGGTGGATCACACCGTTGCCCTATCCGTTCTTGCCCTGGGCCTCTTTTTCGGGGTTATCCTCGTGGATCTCATCCTCCGGGGCTATCATCTCCCCCTGTTCACCGCACTGGTGGATTACGCGGACCGGGGTGACAGCCTGCCCGGGAAGGGCGCGCTTTACTTTGCGGTGGGCGCGCTCGTCACCGTCATCCTGTTTCCCGTGCAGGTGGCGGTCCCTGCACTGGTTACGGTTGCCGTTCTCGATGGGGTTGCGACCCTGGTCGGGGTCCGATACGGGAGGACCCGTATCTTCAACGGCAAATCCCTCGAAGGTACGGCAGCAGCCATCCTCGTCACGGCAGTCTTCCTTCTCCCGTTCCTGACAATTCCCGGAGTTGCGGTAGTGGCTGTCCTTGCCGGCGTTATCGAACTCCTCTCTCCGATTGACGATAATCTTGTCATCCCTGTCTCCGTCTCTCTCCTGCTCACGATCCTGCCGGTCCTGATCCGGGTTGCAGCCTGA
- a CDS encoding GyrI-like domain-containing protein, translating into MENIRYTIRKVPERTVVGISKRTCNADGRSIDDIPACWKEFLSQNSTAKIKNRAIPPTLYVVYSDYASDWRGEYSFLLGCGVTRAETVPEGMEVRRIPAQTYAVFNVKGKMPDELLGIWSTIWLSELPRTYTYDFEVYDKRFTRPTNKEVDVYVAIDTEKLEKLKK; encoded by the coding sequence ATGGAGAATATCCGGTATACCATACGGAAAGTGCCCGAACGGACCGTTGTCGGGATCTCGAAGAGAACCTGCAATGCCGATGGCAGGAGTATCGATGACATTCCGGCCTGCTGGAAGGAGTTCCTGTCCCAGAACTCCACGGCAAAGATAAAGAACCGGGCAATCCCCCCGACCCTGTATGTCGTATACTCGGATTATGCCAGTGACTGGCGGGGAGAATATTCGTTCCTGCTCGGCTGCGGGGTGACCCGGGCCGAAACGGTTCCCGAAGGAATGGAAGTCCGGCGCATTCCCGCGCAGACCTACGCGGTCTTCAATGTAAAAGGAAAGATGCCGGACGAGCTGCTCGGCATCTGGAGCACGATCTGGCTCTCCGAGCTGCCCCGGACCTATACGTACGATTTCGAGGTGTATGACAAGCGGTTCACCCGGCCGACCAACAAGGAAGTCGACGTGTATGTGGCAATCGACACCGAAAAACTGGAAAAACTCAAGAAATAA
- the cofC gene encoding 2-phospho-L-lactate guanylyltransferase produces the protein MCPPALIPYKPKNPKTRLSAILSQEEREQFAQAMLSDVKDAAKEAMCSPVVVCSELYDSEDVQVTIIDADLNGALNEILPQSVTSALIIMADLPLANAEAIRRVISTEKDMAIVPGRGGGTNVIFVKEPKRFHVDYYGASFTKHMKIAEEAGLSCEVIDSFRLHTDIDEEEDLVELLIHGSGKSRAYLEDLGFSLVVDKGRVGATRNR, from the coding sequence ATGTGTCCTCCAGCGCTCATACCCTATAAACCAAAAAACCCCAAGACCCGCCTTTCCGCGATACTCAGTCAGGAGGAACGGGAGCAGTTTGCACAGGCTATGCTCTCCGATGTAAAGGATGCTGCAAAGGAAGCCATGTGCAGCCCGGTGGTTGTCTGCTCCGAACTCTACGACAGCGAGGATGTTCAGGTCACTATTATCGACGCTGATCTGAACGGGGCCCTCAACGAGATCCTCCCGCAGTCCGTCACCTCGGCGCTCATCATCATGGCCGATCTTCCCCTTGCCAATGCCGAAGCCATCCGGCGGGTTATATCAACAGAGAAGGATATGGCTATCGTTCCCGGCCGCGGGGGCGGGACGAACGTGATCTTTGTCAAGGAGCCAAAACGCTTCCATGTTGATTATTACGGCGCCAGTTTCACAAAACACATGAAGATAGCGGAAGAAGCGGGCCTCTCCTGCGAAGTGATCGATTCGTTCCGGCTCCACACGGATATTGACGAGGAAGAGGATCTTGTCGAACTCCTGATCCACGGATCGGGGAAGAGCCGGGCGTACCTTGAGGATCTGGGCTTTTCCCTCGTTGTCGATAAGGGCAGGGTTGGCGCGACCCGCAATCGATAG
- a CDS encoding ribonuclease III domain-containing protein yields MSRGSGHSLADLLHEADPDVDAIIDTFISLFNAAYGNAGAERWDISKEDWQRYEFLGDRVLELIVAQTLFTQRNAVLNEGEMTRILSSVVSNRALDALSRQHGKKIFTRLIPLVIGEQNTYGERITGGAFEAFIGALYCEVGLDDVTYFVNAIMKIPLDTCNPQENVIGILQEYYQKQNQPLPRYEEVSRSGPENRRHFSVRVTLADGRTFDGSGLSLSAARKDAAKKALDGICSCP; encoded by the coding sequence ATGAGCCGGGGGTCTGGTCATTCTCTTGCGGATCTTCTCCACGAGGCCGATCCGGACGTCGATGCCATCATTGATACCTTCATCTCCCTTTTCAATGCCGCGTACGGAAATGCCGGAGCGGAGCGCTGGGATATCTCAAAAGAAGACTGGCAGCGGTACGAGTTCCTCGGCGACCGGGTACTCGAACTCATCGTGGCCCAGACCCTCTTTACCCAGCGCAACGCGGTGCTCAACGAAGGGGAGATGACCAGGATCCTGAGCAGCGTTGTCTCCAACCGGGCCCTGGATGCCCTGTCCCGGCAGCACGGAAAGAAGATCTTCACCCGGCTGATCCCCCTTGTCATCGGGGAGCAGAACACGTACGGGGAGCGCATCACCGGCGGGGCGTTCGAGGCGTTCATCGGGGCTCTCTATTGCGAAGTCGGGCTCGATGACGTGACCTACTTTGTCAATGCCATCATGAAGATCCCCCTTGATACCTGCAATCCCCAGGAGAATGTGATCGGTATCCTGCAGGAATATTACCAGAAGCAGAACCAGCCTCTCCCCCGGTACGAGGAGGTATCCCGGAGCGGCCCCGAGAACAGGCGGCATTTCTCCGTCCGTGTCACGCTCGCGGACGGGAGGACATTCGATGGATCGGGGCTATCCCTCTCGGCAGCCCGGAAGGATGCTGCAAAAAAAGCCCTGGACGGCATCTGCAGCTGCCCGTGA
- a CDS encoding DUF5591 domain-containing protein, with product MTGKHEETGTGEKHPLLTDPPFYLPEFEKSYRYIIDEYEIEPRDIAIFMPCAVRKPYSASPSHQIIRMIISQVFEPSQYHIVIFGTCGIVPAELEEMYPYAHYKYMLGKCKDEKIKEDFLRIETDRVAEYLTKTKTAYKYRVAYCIGLFREALVKGSEKAGVPLDLLLPTHDLINQVIEEDDCQFQEGSLSMERYRAEFCDGLIRFRNGHYPKGKE from the coding sequence ATGACTGGCAAGCACGAAGAAACAGGCACCGGAGAAAAACATCCCCTCCTCACCGACCCGCCCTTTTACCTGCCGGAGTTCGAGAAATCGTACCGGTACATCATCGACGAGTACGAGATAGAACCCCGCGATATCGCCATCTTCATGCCCTGCGCAGTCAGGAAACCCTACTCGGCAAGCCCGAGCCACCAGATCATACGGATGATCATCTCCCAGGTTTTCGAGCCATCGCAGTACCACATCGTCATCTTCGGCACCTGCGGGATCGTTCCTGCCGAACTCGAAGAGATGTACCCGTATGCCCATTACAAGTATATGCTCGGGAAGTGCAAAGACGAGAAGATCAAGGAGGATTTCCTCCGCATCGAGACTGACCGGGTAGCGGAGTATCTCACCAAAACAAAGACCGCGTACAAGTACCGTGTTGCGTATTGCATCGGGCTTTTCCGGGAAGCCCTGGTGAAGGGTTCCGAAAAGGCAGGCGTGCCTCTCGATCTCCTCCTCCCCACCCACGACCTGATCAACCAGGTCATCGAGGAGGACGACTGCCAGTTCCAGGAAGGCAGCCTCTCGATGGAGAGATACCGGGCCGAGTTCTGCGACGGGCTCATCCGGTTCCGGAACGGGCATTACCCGAAAGGAAAGGAATAA
- a CDS encoding transglutaminase family protein: protein MAAGKETKKPKAPGRSRRPAGMLLILPVLTCLIILLLTCAGCIHTGGPGTGTPNSRNYGADSTGYFLYQNLVNTSAGSVTGPGRNDTSPEGRKAEILRDAMDSRDPVTRDFAVSLIPRTHGGPFNLAQICDLWEAVYSRWTYVDDPRTGDYYSPASRTIALGLKGDCDDFAIVVAAMIESVGGDARVIYASNGTAGHAYPEVYVGTTKEEFDAAAGYIRQRYKITDVGCHITNGPAGPRYWLNLDWWSRYPGGRFFGDDGIRIAYYPDGHWERVEA from the coding sequence ATGGCAGCAGGGAAGGAGACAAAAAAACCAAAAGCCCCCGGTCGGTCCCGGAGACCTGCCGGTATGCTTCTCATCCTTCCCGTTCTGACCTGCCTCATTATACTCCTTCTCACCTGCGCAGGTTGTATCCATACCGGCGGGCCCGGTACCGGTACACCCAACAGCCGGAATTACGGTGCGGATTCCACAGGTTATTTCCTGTACCAGAACCTCGTCAATACGTCGGCAGGGAGTGTGACCGGCCCGGGCAGAAACGACACCTCCCCCGAAGGCCGGAAAGCCGAGATCCTGCGGGACGCCATGGACTCACGGGACCCGGTAACCCGGGACTTTGCTGTCTCGCTCATCCCGCGGACCCATGGCGGGCCGTTCAACCTTGCCCAGATCTGCGATCTCTGGGAAGCGGTTTACTCCCGCTGGACCTACGTGGATGATCCACGCACGGGCGACTATTACTCCCCCGCCAGTCGTACCATTGCCCTCGGGCTCAAAGGCGACTGCGATGACTTCGCCATCGTTGTTGCCGCCATGATAGAATCGGTTGGCGGGGATGCCCGCGTCATCTATGCTTCAAACGGCACTGCCGGTCATGCCTACCCGGAAGTGTATGTCGGTACAACAAAGGAAGAGTTCGATGCAGCTGCAGGGTATATCCGGCAGCGGTATAAAATAACGGACGTGGGCTGCCACATCACCAATGGTCCGGCCGGGCCGCGTTACTGGCTCAACCTTGACTGGTGGAGCCGGTACCCCGGCGGGAGATTCTTTGGCGATGACGGGATCCGGATCGCCTATTACCCGGATGGTCACTGGGAGCGGGTAGAAGCATGA
- the cofE gene encoding coenzyme F420-0:L-glutamate ligase yields the protein MNSTFEVFGLSTGIIHSGDSIADRVVATAKEVCDGFEDGDILVLAETAVATSEGNVVDLSFVTPSPRALELAVQYHMDPRTVEVVLRESDSIVGGIPGFLLSMKNGTLLPNAGVDASNAPPGCVTPLPADPDKSALAIKDAIKARTGKSIGVIIADSRTHAMRLGCSGVAIGAAGITAVIDDRGRCDLFGRKLEVTKRAVADNIASAAELVMGEADECTPAAVVRGIGLSIGDHVGIETIDATDCLFMGAFRNSRTEW from the coding sequence ATGAACAGCACGTTCGAGGTCTTCGGGCTCTCAACCGGCATCATCCACAGCGGGGATTCCATTGCCGACCGCGTTGTTGCAACCGCAAAGGAAGTCTGCGATGGTTTTGAGGACGGGGATATCCTGGTCCTTGCCGAGACTGCCGTTGCAACCTCGGAAGGAAACGTGGTGGATCTCTCGTTTGTTACCCCATCCCCCCGGGCCCTCGAACTGGCAGTGCAGTACCATATGGATCCCAGGACCGTCGAAGTGGTCCTCCGCGAGAGCGACTCCATTGTCGGGGGCATCCCGGGGTTCCTCCTCTCCATGAAGAACGGCACCCTCCTGCCCAATGCCGGCGTGGATGCCTCGAATGCCCCGCCGGGATGCGTCACGCCACTCCCTGCCGACCCGGACAAGAGCGCACTCGCCATCAAGGATGCCATAAAAGCCCGGACAGGAAAATCCATCGGTGTCATCATTGCCGACAGCCGCACCCATGCCATGCGCCTTGGCTGCAGCGGCGTTGCCATCGGGGCAGCCGGCATCACGGCCGTGATCGATGACCGGGGCCGGTGCGATCTCTTCGGCCGGAAACTGGAAGTCACGAAAAGGGCGGTGGCAGACAACATCGCCTCGGCAGCCGAACTGGTCATGGGCGAGGCCGATGAATGCACACCCGCAGCAGTGGTCCGGGGAATCGGTCTTTCAATCGGGGATCATGTGGGTATCGAGACCATCGATGCCACCGACTGCCTCTTCATGGGAGCGTTCCGGAACAGCCGGACCGAATGGTAA
- the folP gene encoding dihydropteroate synthase — MRQCVVNKLVIGGDAPPRVMGVLNVSPESFYHDSFIPTNEIHKKAVEMIEAGADLLDVGARSTAPNAQAISGTEEASRIDAALKELDGTGFTISVDTMNPWVLDVCLKHEIHAVNDIAGFASPAYVQRVAQAGLPAFVMATDYIPGDAVGLDATIATMAAVVQRCETAGIDNYVLDPGIGIWTPYRSYDDNWELCRNFDRFRQFDRPLLAAISRKSFIGSLVNREPEERLAGSLAVTFGLLTKGASIVRTHDVAQTVDTIRVYERMVSGK; from the coding sequence ATGCGACAGTGCGTGGTGAACAAGCTTGTCATCGGCGGGGATGCGCCCCCGCGGGTCATGGGCGTGCTCAACGTCAGCCCGGAATCCTTCTACCACGACTCGTTCATTCCCACAAACGAGATCCATAAAAAAGCCGTCGAGATGATCGAAGCCGGGGCGGACCTGCTGGATGTGGGCGCCCGGAGCACGGCTCCCAATGCGCAGGCGATCAGCGGAACCGAAGAAGCAAGCCGGATCGACGCGGCCCTGAAAGAACTCGACGGGACCGGGTTCACCATCTCGGTGGACACGATGAACCCCTGGGTTCTGGATGTCTGCCTGAAGCACGAGATCCATGCGGTGAACGATATTGCCGGGTTTGCATCGCCTGCCTATGTCCAGCGCGTGGCACAGGCCGGGCTCCCCGCGTTCGTGATGGCAACGGATTATATCCCGGGGGATGCTGTCGGGCTCGATGCCACGATCGCCACCATGGCAGCCGTGGTTCAGCGGTGCGAAACTGCAGGGATCGACAACTATGTGCTCGACCCGGGCATCGGGATCTGGACACCGTACCGCTCCTATGATGACAACTGGGAGCTCTGCCGGAATTTCGACCGGTTCAGACAGTTCGACCGCCCGCTCCTTGCCGCAATCTCGCGGAAGAGTTTCATCGGGAGCCTCGTGAACCGGGAGCCGGAGGAGCGGCTTGCCGGGAGTCTTGCCGTGACGTTCGGGCTCCTGACAAAAGGAGCATCGATAGTCCGCACCCACGATGTTGCCCAGACCGTTGATACAATCCGCGTGTACGAGCGGATGGTGAGCGGAAAATGA
- the folD gene encoding bifunctional methylenetetrahydrofolate dehydrogenase/methenyltetrahydrofolate cyclohydrolase FolD: protein MATILDGKKISEMRLEILKEEIEDSGLYPRLATVIVGSDPASQMYVRMKHRACEQVGIGSVGIELPADATTQNVLDAVKRLNRDEDISGILVQLPLPKQIDPEQVIDAISPAKDVDGYHPENMGLLFSGKPRFTSCTPTGIMTLLKEYKIPVAGARAVVVGRSIDVGRPMSALLTNADATVTVCHSKTRELNEELKRADILVSAIGKAHFITPEMVKPGAVVIDVGINQLNGKLVGDVDFAAVKEIASAITPVPGGVGPMTIATLMENTFRAAKVRACDSAW from the coding sequence ATGGCAACCATTCTCGACGGAAAGAAGATCTCGGAGATGCGTCTTGAGATCCTTAAGGAGGAGATCGAGGATTCCGGTCTCTATCCCCGGCTTGCGACCGTCATTGTCGGAAGCGACCCGGCATCGCAGATGTACGTGCGGATGAAGCACCGGGCCTGCGAGCAGGTGGGGATCGGCTCCGTCGGGATCGAGCTGCCAGCCGATGCAACAACCCAGAACGTCCTTGATGCGGTGAAGAGACTCAACCGGGACGAGGATATCAGCGGCATCCTTGTCCAGCTCCCGCTCCCGAAACAGATCGATCCGGAACAGGTGATAGATGCCATAAGCCCGGCAAAAGACGTGGACGGGTACCACCCGGAAAACATGGGGCTCCTCTTCTCAGGAAAACCCCGGTTCACCTCGTGCACGCCTACGGGGATCATGACCCTCCTCAAAGAGTACAAGATACCCGTTGCCGGCGCCAGGGCGGTTGTTGTCGGCCGGAGCATCGATGTCGGGCGCCCCATGTCGGCCCTGCTCACCAATGCCGATGCAACCGTCACGGTCTGTCACAGTAAAACCCGGGAGCTCAACGAGGAACTCAAGCGGGCGGACATCCTGGTCTCGGCCATCGGCAAGGCGCATTTCATAACGCCGGAGATGGTGAAGCCCGGCGCGGTTGTCATCGATGTCGGCATCAACCAGCTGAACGGCAAACTCGTCGGAGACGTGGACTTTGCCGCGGTAAAGGAGATCGCATCGGCCATCACACCGGTTCCCGGCGGGGTCGGCCCGATGACGATTGCGACCCTGATGGAGAACACGTTCCGTGCAGCAAAGGTGAGGGCATGCGACAGTGCGTGGTGA
- the glyA gene encoding serine hydroxymethyltransferase produces the protein MSYLSKTDPAIADIIEKERLRQVNGLELIASENVVSRAVLEAMGSIMTNKYAEGYPGKRYYGGCEFHDMAENLARDRLKQLFGAEHANVQAHSGTQANMAVYFAAIKLGDKILSMKLNQGGHLSHGSPVSFTGKFYQVAQYGVDPKTEMLDYGAVAEMAKQEKPQIIVCGASAYPRTIDFKAFQEIADDVGAVCLADIAHIAGLVATGLHPNSVGVVNYTTTTTHKTLRGPRGGAIMCNADLGVAIDKAVFPGMQGGPLMHTIAAKAVCFEEALKPSFKEYNKQIIKNAKVLAETLMANGLRLVSGGTDNHLMLLDLTEQGITGLEAEVALGKAGITVNKNTIPNETKSPFVTSGLRIGTPAVTSRGMKEADMRLIGNWIASVIKDSKNETLIRDVHGKVEALAGKFSLYPE, from the coding sequence ATGTCGTATCTGTCAAAAACCGATCCAGCGATTGCAGATATCATCGAAAAAGAGAGGCTCCGGCAGGTCAATGGCCTGGAGCTGATCGCTTCCGAGAACGTTGTTTCCCGTGCAGTGCTCGAAGCCATGGGATCGATCATGACCAACAAATATGCCGAGGGCTACCCCGGCAAGCGGTACTATGGCGGATGCGAGTTCCACGATATGGCCGAGAACCTGGCCCGCGACCGGCTCAAGCAGCTCTTCGGGGCGGAACATGCCAATGTCCAGGCCCACTCGGGCACCCAGGCGAACATGGCAGTTTATTTTGCGGCCATCAAGCTGGGAGACAAGATCCTCTCCATGAAGCTCAACCAGGGCGGCCACCTTTCCCACGGTTCCCCGGTCAGCTTCACCGGTAAATTCTACCAGGTGGCACAGTACGGCGTTGATCCCAAAACCGAGATGCTCGACTACGGTGCAGTTGCGGAGATGGCAAAGCAGGAGAAGCCCCAGATCATCGTCTGCGGTGCCTCGGCGTACCCCCGTACCATCGACTTCAAGGCTTTCCAGGAGATCGCCGATGATGTCGGCGCTGTCTGTCTGGCCGATATCGCCCACATCGCAGGTCTTGTCGCAACCGGTCTCCACCCGAACTCGGTCGGCGTGGTCAACTATACCACCACCACGACTCACAAGACCTTACGCGGACCCCGCGGCGGCGCCATCATGTGCAATGCTGATCTCGGCGTTGCGATCGACAAGGCGGTCTTCCCCGGCATGCAGGGCGGTCCCCTGATGCACACGATCGCGGCAAAGGCGGTCTGTTTCGAGGAAGCCCTCAAGCCCTCGTTCAAGGAATACAACAAGCAGATCATCAAAAACGCCAAAGTCCTTGCCGAGACCCTGATGGCAAACGGCCTCCGGCTCGTCTCGGGCGGCACGGACAACCATCTCATGCTCCTCGACTTAACCGAACAGGGCATCACCGGGCTCGAAGCAGAGGTTGCGCTCGGCAAAGCCGGCATCACGGTCAACAAGAACACCATCCCGAACGAGACCAAGAGCCCGTTTGTCACAAGCGGCCTGCGGATCGGTACCCCGGCCGTCACATCCCGGGGCATGAAAGAGGCGGACATGCGCCTGATCGGGAACTGGATTGCAAGTGTCATCAAGGACAGCAAGAACGAGACACTGATCCGCGATGTCCACGGAAAAGTGGAAGCGCTTGCAGGCAAGTTCTCACTCTATCCCGAATAA